Proteins encoded in a region of the Spiroplasma endosymbiont of Amphimallon solstitiale genome:
- a CDS encoding FtsX-like permease family protein: protein MVKQFYIHILNGNKKYLIGIIYDGFRNLGISILLVSQSLLNSAINENAGLLINNAKMSKFNDNELRHYLTFINTENNYNLDLTKILNADYISSSGFISSLSGIVPIGNEKAALENNEISIQLLIGFFAICSIILSFMIMTLVTNILVRDNWILINILKVLGYNTMEVSYNFIIIIVPLILIFSVFSIFITPILINILAQQLITFSHVIYPIIFRWWYFLLAFAINIIVYISAYIITWLLNFRKYRLWAFME from the coding sequence TTGGTAAAGCAATTTTATATCCATATTTTGAATGGTAATAAAAAATATTTAATTGGTATTATTTATGATGGCTTTAGGAATTTAGGAATATCAATATTATTAGTATCACAATCACTTTTAAATAGTGCTATTAATGAAAATGCAGGATTATTAATTAATAATGCCAAAATGAGTAAATTTAATGATAATGAGTTACGACATTACTTAACTTTTATTAATACTGAAAATAATTATAATCTTGATTTAACTAAAATTTTGAATGCTGACTACATTAGTTCTAGTGGTTTTATTAGTTCTTTGAGTGGTATTGTTCCAATCGGTAATGAAAAAGCAGCATTGGAAAATAATGAAATAAGTATTCAATTACTTATTGGTTTTTTTGCAATTTGTAGCATTATATTATCATTTATGATTATGACTTTGGTTACTAATATTTTAGTTCGTGATAATTGAATATTGATTAATATTTTAAAAGTATTGGGATATAATACTATGGAAGTATCGTACAATTTTATTATAATTATTGTCCCTTTAATTTTAATTTTTTCAGTTTTTAGTATTTTTATTACTCCAATATTAATTAATATATTAGCACAACAGTTAATTACTTTTAGTCATGTTATTTATCCAATTATTTTTCGTTGATGATATTTTTTATTAGCTTTTGCTATTAATATTATTGTTTATATTAGTGCTTATATTATTACTTGATTATTAAATTTTAGAAAATATAGGTTATGAGCATTTATGGAGTAA
- a CDS encoding FtsX-like permease family protein: protein MVVWKMIHHNHKLIGILKALGYKNWQLTISLVLAFNFVEK, encoded by the coding sequence ATGGTAGTATGAAAGATGATTCATCATAATCATAAATTAATTGGAATTTTAAAAGCATTGGGTTATAAAAATTGACAATTAACAATTTCTTTAGTTTTAGCCTTTAATTTTGTAGAAAAGTAA